The Tardiphaga alba genome includes a window with the following:
- the eda gene encoding bifunctional 4-hydroxy-2-oxoglutarate aldolase/2-dehydro-3-deoxy-phosphogluconate aldolase, with product MTDIAKRQDSLRQTLIAAKVVPVLTIERVSDAVPLARALVAGGVCTLEITLRTAAAIDAAKAVIAEVPDAIVGIGTVLSAADFEQAHKLGARFTVSPGATPALLEAAAKSDLPLLPGVATASEIMQAREYGFDTLKFFPAEQAGGRAMLRAWGGPFPDLRVCPTGGITEANAAEWLSEPTVLAVGGSWICQASYIRAGDWAGITAMCLRTMKALSKPLSLG from the coding sequence ATGACCGATATCGCCAAGCGCCAGGACAGCCTGCGCCAGACGCTGATCGCCGCCAAGGTCGTGCCCGTTCTCACCATCGAGCGCGTTTCCGATGCCGTGCCGCTCGCGCGTGCACTGGTTGCGGGTGGTGTCTGCACGCTGGAGATCACATTGCGCACGGCCGCAGCCATCGACGCTGCGAAGGCGGTCATCGCCGAGGTGCCGGATGCCATTGTCGGCATCGGCACGGTGCTGTCTGCTGCTGATTTCGAGCAGGCGCACAAGCTCGGCGCGCGTTTCACCGTCAGCCCGGGCGCGACGCCGGCTTTGCTTGAAGCCGCTGCCAAGAGCGATCTGCCTCTGCTGCCCGGCGTCGCCACCGCCTCCGAAATCATGCAGGCGCGTGAATACGGCTTTGACACATTGAAATTCTTCCCAGCCGAGCAGGCCGGCGGCCGCGCGATGCTGCGGGCATGGGGAGGGCCGTTCCCCGATCTCCGCGTGTGCCCGACCGGCGGTATCACCGAGGCGAATGCGGCAGAATGGCTCAGCGAGCCGACAGTGCTTGCAGTCGGCGGTTCCTGGATATGTCAAGCGTCATATATAAGGGCCGGGGACTGGGCCGGCATAACGGCCATGTGCCTGCGGACGATGAAAGCCCTGTCAAAACCTCTGTCACTTGGCTGA